In a single window of the Pseudodesulfovibrio profundus genome:
- a CDS encoding flavodoxin family protein has translation MDAVIYAGSHRKGGNSDHAAELLQEGIRRAGGNAAIHFVRDAHILPCIACGFCDKTKSVTHKKRCAIAHKDQAWELFEPIFTARTILFASPIYFYHLPSRLKTWIDRGQQFWQAHMDKEPWIAELPQRKAHAVLVAGQPSGEKLFEGARLTLKYFVQNFNMALDEPLALRGIDSVGDLIKRQDFESRIIQYAERVWNESH, from the coding sequence ATGGACGCAGTCATCTACGCAGGCAGCCATCGAAAAGGCGGCAACTCCGATCACGCGGCAGAGCTTCTACAGGAAGGAATCCGACGGGCCGGGGGCAATGCGGCAATTCACTTCGTGCGCGATGCCCATATCCTGCCCTGCATTGCCTGCGGGTTCTGCGACAAGACAAAGAGCGTTACGCACAAAAAACGGTGCGCCATCGCCCATAAGGATCAGGCCTGGGAGCTCTTCGAGCCGATATTCACGGCCAGAACCATCCTGTTCGCGTCCCCGATCTATTTCTACCACCTTCCGTCGCGGCTCAAGACCTGGATAGACCGCGGGCAGCAGTTCTGGCAGGCCCACATGGACAAGGAACCCTGGATTGCCGAACTGCCGCAACGCAAAGCACACGCTGTTTTGGTCGCCGGTCAGCCATCCGGGGAAAAGCTCTTTGAGGGAGCACGGCTCACGCTCAAGTATTTTGTCCAGAATTTCAACATGGCACTGGATGAACCTTTGGCCCTTCGAGGTATCGACAGTGTCGGGGACCTGATAAAACGGCAGGATTTCGAATCACGGATTATCCAGTATGCCGAACGGGTCTGGAACGAATCACATTGA
- the obgE gene encoding GTPase ObgE, with amino-acid sequence MRFVDEAIITVRSGKGGNGCASLRREANVPKGGPDGGDGGKGGDVIFRGTNRLMTLYDFRLHRHYFARNGEGGMGRDRYGKAADPLYVDLPVGTLVYEVTEHKDGTTSEELIADLVSDGEEIVICEGGRGGRGNLHFKSSTNRTPRYAEQGFPGEERRIRLELKILADVGLLGLPSAGKSTFISKVSAARPKIAAYHFTTLVPNLGVIENEEFNRMVIADIPGLIEGAHEGRGLGITFLKHVERTRFLVHILAVEDLNREDPLDGYEMLTQELCQYSPELGDKTQIKVINKIDTLSEDELAELKATVEATGETVFFISALNGDGIEALMDEMWRQLDRLNKKEEAETSD; translated from the coding sequence ATGCGATTCGTTGATGAAGCGATAATCACTGTACGTTCAGGCAAAGGCGGCAACGGCTGCGCAAGTCTGCGACGCGAGGCCAACGTCCCCAAAGGCGGCCCTGATGGCGGCGACGGGGGTAAAGGCGGCGATGTGATTTTTCGTGGCACAAACCGTCTGATGACCCTGTACGATTTCCGCCTGCATCGCCACTACTTCGCCAGAAACGGTGAAGGAGGCATGGGACGCGACCGCTACGGCAAGGCTGCTGATCCTTTGTATGTCGACCTCCCCGTCGGCACCCTCGTTTATGAGGTGACAGAGCATAAGGACGGCACAACCAGCGAAGAACTCATTGCCGATCTGGTTTCGGACGGCGAAGAGATCGTCATTTGTGAAGGTGGACGCGGCGGACGCGGCAACCTGCACTTCAAGTCGTCCACCAACCGGACTCCCCGCTATGCCGAACAAGGCTTTCCGGGTGAGGAACGTCGCATTCGACTGGAGCTGAAGATCCTGGCCGATGTCGGTCTGCTTGGTTTACCCAGCGCTGGCAAGTCGACCTTCATATCCAAGGTATCCGCGGCTCGTCCCAAGATCGCGGCATATCACTTCACCACGCTGGTACCGAATCTCGGAGTCATCGAAAACGAGGAATTCAACCGCATGGTCATTGCGGATATTCCCGGCCTCATCGAAGGTGCGCACGAAGGCCGCGGTCTCGGCATCACCTTCCTCAAACATGTTGAACGGACCCGTTTTCTCGTCCACATTCTCGCTGTTGAAGACCTCAACCGTGAAGATCCGTTGGACGGCTACGAGATGTTGACCCAGGAACTGTGCCAGTACAGCCCGGAACTGGGTGACAAGACGCAGATCAAGGTCATCAACAAGATCGACACGCTGAGTGAAGACGAACTGGCCGAGCTCAAAGCTACGGTCGAAGCCACAGGTGAAACCGTCTTTTTCATCTCCGCGCTGAACGGCGACGGTATTGAAGCATTGATGGACGAAATGTGGCGCCAGCTTGACCGGCTGAACAAAAAGGAAGAGGCAG
- a CDS encoding transporter substrate-binding domain-containing protein codes for MIFALPLTVKAESVQKNGLIIAQSEANPPFSYLDESGEPQGYIIDLWRAYSNITGTPVTFKLTTLPQSITLVKTGEADVHGGLFPTPDQDRFLEYGQVVTTIASAIFIHGDLENSAIEDFPVAVVTGSHAETVMRESSPDRYLLHFENMQNILEAASKGLVKVIAGSTPNVLYYLRERGLDTQFIKQETLSVDELHIAVAKGNAQQLAEIAKGWSQIDKSLRKHIHDVWFIKDTPMPSWVPPVTVTTFFILILGLLLRRFLR; via the coding sequence ATGATTTTCGCTCTCCCCCTGACGGTAAAAGCGGAGTCTGTGCAAAAGAATGGATTGATCATTGCCCAAAGCGAAGCGAACCCGCCGTTTTCCTATCTGGACGAAAGCGGAGAACCGCAAGGATATATTATTGATCTGTGGCGTGCATACAGCAACATCACAGGCACACCGGTCACGTTCAAGCTCACCACGTTGCCCCAATCAATCACACTGGTCAAAACCGGTGAAGCCGATGTGCACGGAGGGCTTTTCCCTACCCCGGACCAGGATCGTTTCCTTGAGTATGGCCAAGTCGTCACGACCATCGCATCCGCCATTTTCATTCATGGCGATCTCGAAAATTCCGCAATCGAGGACTTCCCGGTGGCAGTGGTCACGGGGTCACATGCTGAGACAGTGATGAGAGAGAGCAGCCCAGACAGGTACCTCCTCCACTTTGAAAACATGCAGAACATTCTGGAAGCCGCGAGCAAAGGATTGGTAAAAGTCATTGCTGGCAGCACGCCGAATGTTTTGTACTACCTGCGCGAGAGAGGGCTGGATACGCAGTTCATCAAGCAGGAGACACTGAGCGTCGACGAGCTGCATATAGCCGTTGCCAAAGGGAATGCCCAACAACTGGCTGAGATAGCCAAGGGGTGGTCTCAAATCGACAAGTCCCTTAGAAAGCATATCCATGATGTCTGGTTCATCAAGGACACGCCAATGCCCTCATGGGTTCCCCCTGTCACGGTAACAACATTTTTCATTTTGATTCTGGGGCTTTTACTCAGACGCTTTCTCCGCTGA
- a CDS encoding nitroreductase family protein, whose amino-acid sequence MQDGNSILNALHERRSIRKYTDEPVSTESIKTILDAGRWAPSGLNNQPWRFLVVQKGDPRMEKLADCTKYEHIVRRSAACICVLLEKEAMYSEMKDHQGAGACIQNMLLATHALGLGAVWLGQIVNDQSASLAAIDIDENKYELQAVIALGHPDQKGSSERKPLSDLLLEEL is encoded by the coding sequence ATGCAAGATGGAAACAGCATACTCAACGCACTACATGAACGCCGATCCATTCGGAAGTACACCGATGAGCCGGTTTCGACCGAATCGATCAAGACCATCCTCGATGCTGGCCGTTGGGCGCCCAGTGGACTCAACAACCAGCCCTGGCGCTTTCTTGTCGTTCAAAAAGGCGACCCGAGAATGGAAAAACTGGCTGACTGCACCAAATATGAACACATCGTACGCCGGAGCGCTGCCTGCATCTGCGTGCTTTTGGAAAAGGAAGCCATGTACAGCGAGATGAAAGACCATCAGGGCGCAGGTGCCTGTATTCAGAATATGCTGCTGGCAACCCATGCCCTCGGCCTTGGGGCCGTATGGCTCGGCCAGATAGTCAACGATCAGTCCGCATCCCTTGCGGCCATCGACATCGACGAAAATAAATACGAGCTACAAGCTGTCATTGCACTGGGGCATCCGGACCAGAAAGGCAGCTCCGAACGCAAACCGTTATCCGATCTTCTTTTGGAGGAATTATAA
- the rpmA gene encoding 50S ribosomal protein L27, with protein sequence MAHKKAGGSSRNGRDSIGQRRGVKRYGGQEVLAGNILVRQVGSTFHAGEGVGTGRDYTLFALRDGVVKFEKYSRNKVVKTRVHVLPAEA encoded by the coding sequence ATGGCTCATAAAAAAGCTGGCGGTAGTTCCAGAAACGGTCGCGACAGTATAGGTCAAAGACGTGGCGTGAAGCGCTACGGTGGTCAGGAAGTTCTGGCTGGCAACATTCTTGTTCGCCAGGTTGGCTCCACATTCCACGCTGGAGAAGGCGTCGGTACCGGCAGGGATTACACCTTGTTCGCTCTGCGTGACGGCGTCGTCAAATTTGAGAAGTACAGCCGCAACAAGGTCGTCAAGACCCGTGTGCACGTACTTCCCGCCGAAGCCTAG
- a CDS encoding alginate lyase family protein gives MRKRLSALTLSLFVLLTTTVAVAARTPKTIVLSPQILQTAKERTLQRDPEIMEAYQQLLIDADNALDAPVESVVLKPTPPPKGDLHDYWSLAPDWWPNDKAFHSIPYVHRPGERNPEADSDRFDYARMERGTRHAITLAQAWYMTGNEEYAGKGTALIWAWLCDSATRMEPNLQFAHMRPGKRAGRWIASPTGITETRLLITIADAARLLEPSRAWSAAVSNKFEAWFEDYVDWLQRSPQGRQVSAMEDANGTWFDAQLTVFAMLIGKENLARSIVGTVTPRRIEWLIQPDGSMPHVMSQADPLEATLLNLEAFHTLATAGESLGIDLWHWRSGAGVPLKDALDHAMTRLEQNTELTEDEKNFHLLRLSPLLHRAAVVYKDDRYLDFLHALPQELRTRDRAQLFH, from the coding sequence ATGCGCAAACGTCTTTCGGCCCTGACACTGTCACTGTTCGTCCTTCTGACGACGACAGTGGCTGTGGCGGCCAGGACGCCAAAGACGATTGTTCTGTCGCCACAGATATTGCAGACTGCCAAAGAGCGCACTTTGCAACGTGACCCCGAAATCATGGAGGCGTACCAGCAACTGCTGATTGATGCTGACAATGCGCTTGATGCACCGGTGGAGTCCGTGGTTCTCAAGCCGACACCACCGCCCAAAGGGGATCTGCATGACTATTGGTCCCTGGCACCGGACTGGTGGCCGAACGACAAGGCCTTCCATAGCATCCCCTACGTCCATCGTCCTGGCGAGCGGAACCCGGAAGCCGATAGCGACCGGTTTGATTACGCACGGATGGAACGGGGGACACGGCACGCCATAACGCTCGCACAGGCGTGGTACATGACTGGCAACGAAGAGTATGCTGGCAAAGGAACTGCGCTCATATGGGCCTGGCTCTGCGATTCTGCCACCCGCATGGAACCGAACCTCCAATTTGCGCATATGCGTCCGGGTAAGCGAGCAGGAAGGTGGATAGCCTCCCCGACCGGAATCACCGAGACAAGATTGCTGATCACCATTGCGGATGCGGCCCGTCTGCTGGAGCCCTCGCGAGCATGGAGTGCTGCTGTTTCCAACAAGTTCGAGGCGTGGTTTGAAGACTACGTCGACTGGCTGCAACGCTCGCCACAGGGCCGACAGGTATCTGCCATGGAGGACGCCAACGGCACATGGTTTGATGCCCAACTGACGGTATTCGCCATGCTCATAGGCAAAGAGAACCTTGCACGGTCCATTGTCGGAACCGTCACCCCCAGACGCATCGAGTGGCTCATACAACCGGATGGGAGCATGCCGCACGTCATGTCGCAGGCTGACCCGCTGGAAGCCACGTTGCTCAATCTGGAGGCCTTTCATACGCTGGCCACTGCTGGCGAGTCCCTTGGAATCGATCTCTGGCACTGGCGATCCGGGGCGGGTGTGCCGTTGAAAGATGCACTCGATCATGCGATGACGCGCCTGGAGCAGAACACGGAATTGACCGAGGATGAGAAAAATTTCCACCTGTTGCGGCTTTCGCCCCTTTTACACCGCGCCGCCGTGGTGTATAAGGATGACCGCTACCTTGATTTCCTTCACGCGCTGCCGCAGGAACTACGCACTCGGGACCGCGCGCAACTATTTCATTAG
- a CDS encoding acyl-[acyl-carrier-protein] thioesterase, with translation MEKLTFEQQYTIRSYEPRPDGHVAITSPCNHLQDIASRHAETLGFGFHDLEATGHVWVLARLHLRMQRLPVYGESIKITTWPSANERLVALRDFILEDDNGIIGRGTTSWVVLNLETRRADKPETVLDDRFIPERERALTFPTKAITRLKDGTHSTTLTARRSDMDINRHVNNVRYVEFCLESIPQEWIESNRCMGVDVQFRAESHPGDEYTSSCSKETAEGDESTYLHSLIRTSDNKEIIRMRSWWEAV, from the coding sequence ATGGAAAAACTCACATTCGAACAGCAATACACCATCCGCTCCTATGAACCCCGACCTGATGGGCACGTTGCCATCACATCACCGTGCAACCACCTTCAGGACATTGCCTCCCGCCACGCCGAGACCCTCGGATTCGGATTCCACGATCTGGAAGCCACCGGCCACGTGTGGGTTCTGGCCCGACTCCACCTGCGCATGCAGCGCCTGCCCGTGTACGGGGAATCAATCAAGATCACGACATGGCCGTCGGCCAACGAGCGGCTTGTGGCACTCCGCGATTTCATTCTTGAAGACGACAACGGCATCATCGGACGTGGCACCACATCCTGGGTCGTACTGAACCTCGAAACCCGCCGCGCAGACAAGCCCGAAACCGTCCTTGATGACCGGTTCATCCCGGAACGGGAACGCGCCCTGACCTTCCCCACCAAGGCGATCACCCGGCTCAAGGACGGTACGCATAGCACCACCCTGACGGCTCGGCGTTCAGACATGGACATCAACCGCCACGTCAACAATGTCCGCTATGTGGAATTCTGCCTCGAATCCATCCCCCAGGAATGGATCGAATCCAATCGCTGCATGGGTGTCGACGTTCAGTTCCGGGCAGAGTCCCATCCGGGCGATGAGTACACCTCCTCCTGCTCGAAGGAGACAGCCGAAGGTGACGAGTCCACCTATCTGCATTCTCTGATCCGCACTTCCGACAACAAGGAAATAATCCGGATGCGTTCCTGGTGGGAAGCGGTATAG
- a CDS encoding MBL fold metallo-hydrolase, protein MEIKVFPLGPLQTNCYVLAGDKEAVAIDPGGDPTPVLDYLKSNGLTLTHVLNTHLHFDHTAGNRRLSDETGAPVICSKKDLYLLESELGQGGTFGLPPIEEYNTTQIEPGEHEFAGFKCTVFHTPGHSSGSLTFYFPEAEAAFVGDLIFYRSIGRTDFPGGDLDILKKAVKDNIFTLPDNTTLYPGHGPETTSDDEKNHNPFFSEF, encoded by the coding sequence ATGGAAATCAAGGTGTTTCCCCTCGGTCCGCTGCAGACCAACTGTTATGTCCTGGCGGGCGATAAAGAGGCTGTTGCCATCGATCCCGGCGGTGACCCGACCCCGGTGCTGGACTACCTGAAAAGCAATGGGCTGACACTGACACATGTGCTGAACACCCATCTGCACTTTGACCACACCGCAGGCAACCGCCGCCTCTCGGATGAGACCGGTGCTCCAGTCATCTGTAGCAAGAAAGACCTGTATCTCCTCGAAAGTGAACTGGGTCAGGGCGGCACATTCGGCCTGCCCCCCATCGAAGAGTACAACACGACACAGATTGAACCGGGTGAGCATGAGTTCGCCGGCTTCAAGTGTACGGTCTTCCACACCCCCGGCCATTCCTCCGGCAGCCTGACGTTCTACTTCCCCGAAGCCGAAGCAGCCTTTGTGGGGGATCTGATATTCTACCGCTCCATTGGTCGCACTGACTTCCCTGGCGGTGATCTGGACATTCTCAAGAAGGCGGTCAAAGACAACATTTTCACCCTGCCGGACAATACGACCCTCTATCCGGGACATGGGCCGGAGACCACTTCCGACGATGAAAAGAACCACAACCCGTTCTTCAGTGAATTCTAA
- the rplU gene encoding 50S ribosomal protein L21, with translation MFAIIETGGKQYRVEEGLELKVDLLKVEAGEKLSIDSVLLVDKDGDTKIGAPYVDGAKVECEVLGHARGKKVVVFHKLPKKDARKKQGHRQDYTSIKVKSITA, from the coding sequence ATGTTTGCTATTATCGAGACCGGCGGTAAGCAGTACCGCGTTGAAGAAGGTCTTGAACTCAAAGTAGATTTGCTCAAAGTCGAAGCTGGCGAAAAGCTCAGCATCGATTCCGTTCTCCTGGTAGACAAGGACGGCGACACCAAGATTGGCGCTCCGTATGTTGACGGTGCAAAGGTCGAGTGCGAAGTTCTCGGTCACGCTCGCGGCAAAAAGGTTGTGGTTTTCCACAAGCTGCCCAAAAAAGATGCTCGCAAAAAGCAGGGCCATCGCCAGGACTATACATCCATCAAAGTCAAATCCATCACGGCGTAA
- a CDS encoding DNA repair protein RecN: MLEVLRIRNLALIDDVELEFSPGLNTLTGETGAGKSFIMRAVDFLMGERMEAKLVRPGTEKASVEALFVLPEGETVIRRELSALTGRSRVYINDTLSSQPTIRDMRSKLVIHTSQHGQQKLLSPSFQAEILDSFLPDPGLVIERNEKLATLQDVLERKRQLLEKYDEVQKQRDFLEYQKKEIEKVDPMPGEEDDLEERKKALKAQERAGECLQNALDVLHGEVGLLDAMTLLTREMEIIARMFPGFEDDRDAIEELRMMLHDLDSRLRRGPKGLGDEDETMSLDDIEERLFELAKLKRKLRKGLDEIVNLKEEIETNLSFLDACALDLKNLSTEESKAAKELSAVLETLNKARKKAAKTLSIRIVDELTDLGFSEHVKVHFDFETRELYPGCEDLRGRLMWVPNPGQTAQPLDKIASGGELSRFLLALVTMRREEDNDHDALPSLIFDEVDAGIGGMTLNSVGAKLRTLADRQQMLLITHWPQLAGKADRHFLIQKEVINDETFTRCKRLDGDEIKQELSRMSGGGEQGDALAEQLLKQ; the protein is encoded by the coding sequence ATGCTGGAAGTGCTTCGTATTCGCAATCTTGCTTTGATAGACGACGTTGAGCTGGAATTCTCTCCCGGCTTGAACACGCTCACGGGTGAAACCGGTGCGGGTAAGTCATTTATCATGCGCGCCGTCGACTTCCTCATGGGCGAACGCATGGAAGCCAAGCTGGTCCGCCCCGGCACCGAAAAAGCCTCGGTCGAGGCCCTGTTTGTCCTGCCCGAAGGAGAAACGGTCATCCGCCGCGAACTGTCCGCTCTTACGGGACGAAGCCGTGTCTACATCAACGACACCCTTTCTTCGCAGCCCACCATTCGTGACATGCGATCCAAGCTCGTTATCCACACCAGCCAGCACGGACAGCAAAAACTTCTTTCACCTTCGTTTCAGGCAGAAATCCTTGATTCGTTTCTGCCCGATCCCGGCTTGGTGATCGAGCGAAACGAAAAACTGGCCACCTTGCAGGATGTGCTGGAACGCAAAAGGCAACTCCTCGAAAAATATGACGAGGTGCAAAAACAGCGGGACTTCCTCGAATACCAGAAAAAGGAAATCGAGAAGGTCGACCCCATGCCCGGCGAAGAAGACGACCTTGAAGAGCGCAAAAAGGCGTTGAAGGCTCAGGAACGGGCTGGTGAATGTCTGCAAAATGCGCTGGATGTCCTGCACGGAGAAGTCGGACTGCTCGATGCCATGACCCTCCTGACCCGTGAGATGGAGATCATTGCACGCATGTTTCCCGGCTTTGAGGATGATCGGGACGCCATCGAAGAACTTCGGATGATGCTCCACGACCTCGATTCCCGCCTGCGCAGAGGGCCGAAAGGATTGGGCGATGAAGATGAAACCATGAGCCTTGATGATATCGAGGAACGTCTTTTCGAGTTGGCGAAACTGAAACGCAAACTGCGCAAGGGGCTGGATGAGATCGTCAACCTGAAGGAAGAGATCGAAACCAATCTCTCGTTTCTGGATGCCTGCGCGTTGGACCTCAAGAATCTTTCCACCGAAGAAAGTAAGGCTGCCAAAGAACTGTCTGCCGTGCTGGAGACACTGAACAAGGCACGCAAAAAGGCGGCGAAAACCCTGTCGATCCGGATCGTTGATGAACTGACCGATCTGGGTTTTTCCGAACACGTCAAAGTACATTTTGATTTTGAAACCCGTGAGCTTTATCCGGGCTGCGAAGATTTGCGCGGGCGATTGATGTGGGTTCCCAACCCGGGACAGACCGCCCAGCCATTGGACAAGATTGCTTCGGGCGGTGAATTGTCCCGCTTCCTGCTGGCCCTCGTGACCATGCGCCGCGAAGAGGACAACGACCACGACGCACTGCCGTCACTTATCTTTGATGAAGTGGACGCCGGGATTGGCGGAATGACGCTCAACTCTGTGGGCGCAAAGCTCCGAACACTGGCTGACCGGCAGCAGATGTTGCTCATCACCCACTGGCCGCAACTGGCAGGTAAAGCGGACCGTCACTTCCTCATCCAGAAGGAAGTGATCAATGACGAGACCTTCACTCGCTGCAAACGACTGGATGGGGATGAGATAAAACAGGAACTGTCCCGAATGTCCGGCGGCGGCGAACAAGGCGATGCACTGGCCGAGCAGCTATTGAAACAATAA
- a CDS encoding GNAT family N-acetyltransferase — translation MSSLHTRPATEDDVFIMEQIMRDAFAANHAHFLPEAHVREWFDSNKPEQAIRKGLERAGIVEIMGRIVGFVTYEDNFIEELWVDPNYEEQGAGRALIEWVEEEYRSWGYPTMTIYCYESNTNALEFLKKMRFRRASQFLSDDVAGGPVVVYNMLKMVKNLKR, via the coding sequence ATGAGTTCATTACATACACGACCGGCAACTGAAGACGATGTATTCATCATGGAACAGATCATGCGCGACGCCTTTGCCGCCAATCATGCGCACTTTCTCCCCGAAGCACACGTACGGGAGTGGTTCGATTCCAACAAACCGGAACAGGCCATCAGAAAAGGTCTTGAACGCGCCGGAATCGTTGAGATCATGGGCCGAATCGTGGGATTCGTCACGTATGAAGACAATTTCATCGAGGAACTGTGGGTTGATCCGAACTACGAAGAACAGGGAGCCGGTCGCGCTCTGATCGAATGGGTCGAGGAAGAGTACCGCTCCTGGGGATATCCGACCATGACCATCTACTGCTATGAAAGCAACACCAACGCACTGGAATTTCTCAAAAAGATGCGCTTCAGACGCGCGTCCCAGTTCCTTTCCGACGATGTCGCCGGGGGGCCGGTCGTTGTCTACAACATGCTGAAAATGGTAAAAAATCTGAAGCGGTAG
- a CDS encoding MarC family protein: protein MINLYISLYIKLFFLLTPFFVLSVFLSFIEGMDVHEQRKLAIRTMFSVLVIALILYFAGNPIFATLGITLDGFRIGAGGLLFLSAVSLVSGKRTKPEPDDDADVAVVPLAIPITVGPATIGTLLILGAELGGTTQKLIGAASLVTACLTVGVMLFIAPAIKRLIGTMGLSVLTKITGLVLSAMAAQIVFTGIKNFLG, encoded by the coding sequence ATGATCAATCTCTATATATCCCTGTACATCAAACTGTTCTTTCTGCTGACGCCCTTTTTTGTGCTTTCGGTTTTCCTTTCTTTCATCGAAGGGATGGACGTCCACGAGCAGCGAAAACTGGCCATCCGCACTATGTTCTCGGTTCTGGTCATCGCATTGATTCTCTATTTTGCCGGGAACCCCATTTTTGCCACACTGGGCATTACCCTTGACGGTTTCCGCATCGGCGCTGGAGGATTGCTTTTCCTTTCGGCTGTGTCGCTGGTCTCGGGCAAGCGCACCAAGCCGGAACCCGATGACGATGCCGACGTTGCCGTGGTCCCCCTTGCCATTCCCATCACCGTAGGACCGGCCACCATCGGTACCCTGCTCATTCTTGGTGCGGAACTGGGCGGTACCACACAGAAACTGATCGGCGCCGCGTCGTTGGTCACAGCATGTCTGACCGTCGGCGTCATGCTCTTCATCGCTCCGGCCATCAAACGACTCATCGGCACCATGGGCTTGTCCGTCCTGACCAAAATCACCGGTCTGGTACTTTCAGCCATGGCTGCGCAGATTGTCTTCACGGGAATCAAGAACTTCCTCGGCTAA
- a CDS encoding ComF family protein — protein sequence MSRCPVCSRLTDVCEQGACRECAQQLTVRKGGYCTRCGELFADDDSPPMLCGECRTTPTPWEALHFHSIYTGPLRHLILKYKFSGALGHATLLGNLAVQAYTRRDGQKPDIIVPVPLHKRRLLWRGFNQSAELSKALGKHTGAPVIHAALQRVRYTRPQTQLDLAQRQSNIKSAFTATRELVEGKHILLVDDVYTTGATLRECARTLMQAGTASINVFVLARALR from the coding sequence ATGAGCCGATGCCCTGTCTGCTCGCGACTGACAGACGTTTGCGAGCAAGGCGCCTGCCGTGAGTGTGCACAGCAACTCACCGTGAGAAAAGGCGGGTACTGCACGCGGTGTGGCGAACTCTTTGCCGATGACGATTCCCCGCCCATGCTCTGCGGCGAATGCCGCACCACTCCCACGCCGTGGGAAGCGCTCCATTTCCATTCCATATACACAGGCCCCCTCCGTCACCTTATTCTAAAATACAAGTTCAGCGGAGCGCTGGGACATGCCACCCTGCTGGGCAATTTGGCTGTTCAAGCCTATACCCGCAGGGACGGACAGAAACCGGACATCATTGTTCCAGTGCCGTTGCACAAACGCAGGCTCCTGTGGCGAGGATTCAATCAAAGCGCCGAACTGAGCAAGGCATTGGGCAAACACACCGGTGCACCGGTCATCCACGCCGCACTCCAACGCGTCCGATACACTAGGCCGCAGACACAACTCGACCTGGCGCAACGACAGTCCAACATCAAGTCAGCCTTTACCGCGACACGGGAACTGGTGGAGGGCAAGCACATTCTATTGGTTGATGATGTGTACACGACAGGCGCTACACTGCGTGAATGCGCCCGGACACTCATGCAGGCTGGAACCGCGAGCATCAATGTTTTCGTGCTGGCCCGGGCACTGCGATAA
- a CDS encoding GNAT family N-acetyltransferase, translating into MGSGIGLEYQLTFSTTGVDWQTAASIFEKTELGVREAARLEQAFESSTLVCFAWNGEKLIGMGRALSDGVYQSVIYDLCILPEYQDNGLGRTVMQEILARLKTPSVILWSVPGKEGFYTKLGFHTMRTAMARFEHPEVSAQKGYIKL; encoded by the coding sequence GTGGGAAGCGGTATAGGCTTGGAGTACCAACTGACCTTTTCCACCACAGGCGTTGACTGGCAAACGGCTGCAAGCATCTTTGAAAAGACAGAGCTTGGAGTCCGTGAAGCAGCCCGACTTGAGCAAGCTTTCGAAAGCTCGACTCTCGTCTGCTTCGCATGGAATGGAGAGAAACTGATAGGCATGGGGCGAGCGCTTTCGGACGGCGTGTACCAATCCGTGATTTATGATCTCTGCATCCTTCCTGAATATCAAGACAATGGACTGGGGCGCACCGTGATGCAGGAAATACTGGCGCGACTCAAAACACCAAGCGTCATCCTGTGGTCAGTTCCAGGCAAGGAAGGATTCTACACCAAACTCGGATTCCACACCATGCGTACAGCCATGGCCCGCTTTGAACATCCTGAAGTCTCGGCGCAAAAAGGGTACATAAAATTATAA